One region of Wyeomyia smithii strain HCP4-BCI-WySm-NY-G18 chromosome 3, ASM2978416v1, whole genome shotgun sequence genomic DNA includes:
- the LOC129730025 gene encoding dual specificity mitogen-activated protein kinase kinase 4-like, with translation MADQTNQNSTQEPVITRFLPLDMNNANIDRKRPSKKLSFQQSSGVSFPVRTPPLSDKTRDRIKMQATGKLQIAPNQIYDFTADDLTDEGEIGRGAFGAVNRMTFNRTDTTMAVKRIRSTVDEKEQKQLLMDLEVVMKSNDCNTIVTFYGALFKEGDCWICMELMDTSLDKFYKFICDIQHDRIPEPILGQITLATVRALNYLKEELRIIHRDVKPSNILLKANGDIKLCDFGISGQLVDSIARTKDAGCRPYMAPERIDPQRAKGYDVRSDVWSLGITLMEVGTGKFPYPKWGSVFEQLSQVVEGDPPRLSPSYNGMEFSLDFVNFVNTCLIKDEKDRPKYSKLLQHTFIQRAQQIHTDVAAYVSQILESMANNGITPFTTNLPAERWNESFN, from the exons ATGGCGGAtcaaacaaatcaaaattcgaCGCAGG AACCAGTAATAACCAGATTTCTGCCGTTGGATATGAACAATGCAAATATTGACCGGAAACGACCGTCCAAAAAGCTCAGCTTCCAGCAGAGTTCAGGCGTAAGTTTTCCAGTGAGAACGCCTCCGTTGTCGGACAAAACGCGAGATCGGATCAAAATGCAGGCTACAGGGAAGCTTCAGATTGCACCGAACCAGATATACGACTTCACAGCGGACGACCTGACAGATGAGGGTGAAATTGGTCGGGGAGCATTTGGTGCTGTCAATCGGATGACGTTCAATCGAACGGACACGACGATGGCCGTCAAACGGATCCGGTCGACGGTCGATGAGAAGGAGCAAAAACAGCTGCTAATGGATCTGGAAGTGGTAATGAAGTCGAACGACTGCAACACAATCGTGACGTTCTATGGGGCGCTGTTCAAGGAGGGCGACTGTTGGATTTGCATGGAGCTGATGGATACGTCACTGGACAAGTTCTACAAATTTATCTGTGATATTCAGCACGACCGAATTCCGGAGCCGATTCTCGGTCAGATCACGCTAGCGACTGTGCGAGCTTTGAATTACTTGAAGGAGGAACTGAGAATCATTCATCGGGACGTTAAACCGAGCAACATTTTGCTGAAGGCGAACGGTGATATCAAGTTGTGCGACTTCGGCATCTCTGGACAGCTGGTGGACTCAATTGCGCGAACCAAGGACGCTGGTTGTCGGCCATACATGGCG CCTGAGCGGATCGATCCACAGCGCGCCAAAGGGTACGATGTACGCAGTGACGTCTGGTCACTTGGAATTACGCTGATGGAGGTGGGCACTGGAAAGTTTCCTTATCCTAAATGGGGCTCCGTGTTCGAGCAACTGTCACAG GTTGTCGAAGGAGATCCCCCTAGACTGTCACCGTCGTACAATGGCATGGAGTTTTCTTTAGACtttgtaaattttgtaaatACTTG CTTAATCAAAGACGAAAAGGACCGGCCGAAGTACAGTAAACTGCTGCAGCACACGTTCATTCAGCGGGCCCAACAGATCCACACAGATGTAGCGGCATACGTGAGTCAGATTCTAGAGTCGATGGCCAACAATGGTATCACCCCGTTCACTACGAATCTACCGGCGGAGCGTTGGAATGAAAGCTTCAACTAG
- the LOC129730027 gene encoding NADH dehydrogenase [ubiquinone] 1 alpha subcomplex subunit 2: MRLSLLRTARLNPAVKELRLHLCQTGETSKGVREFISTQYAGLKRENPKLPILIRECSGVQPRLWARYEMGKEKSVSLTNAAATDVAKHIADLGK; this comes from the exons ATGAGACTGTCTCTGTTGCGAACGGCCCGACTGAATCCTGCGGTCAAGGAGCTGCGCTTGCACCTATGCCAGACCGGTGAAACATCCAAGGGAGTCCG CGAGTTCATTAGTACTCAGTATGCGGGCTTGAAACGTGAAAATCCCAAATTACCGATCCTGATTCGCGAATGCAGTGGTGTTCAACCACGACTGTGGGCCCGTTACG AAATGGGAAAGGAAAAATCGGTTTCCTTAACTAATGCTGCCGCGACGGACGTTGCAAAACACATTGCAGACCTTGGAAAGTAG
- the LOC129730026 gene encoding serine/arginine repetitive matrix protein 1, translating into MDRNLSGRLTRRSPSPSRGGPLGSSKLRMDRKPNHVRINDPSHPAGKRKELDNVMRKARAFPNETWDKKLLEVEEKDPNRWRHTGFKKMYIEDDPSSSDSERAPNRFGNGPPLARRSRSRSPRSPPPRHRRSPSPPPLRKRRPLPVSPSPPPPMRRRPASLTPPPPEPEMKRRPRSPPPRMMRRLSPPEFHRRSPISVSGSPRRMPVRRMSPVPQPRPKPKRPPSPPPKMSRSLSVSSCSDESCSACSVEERHRRPIRRSRSISGPRPRHRVVSPHGAHISKSRRDVPVTRMMSPPPTDPRRKEPMPKVHRVDKDPRDRPSRPIPPPPPAERVRHPQTPESDKAPSPKMRVPKPKPIPAEPRPVKVRSSKTSAQVPSTSSKKHKDKNVEKMRARVKIEGEPKQRRPRSPSSGSEDSSSSGNSLPRFTATTRLTLSERFGKMAQWSVDRSNMENMRITKNSSGGDLKVMIEEEMEAPPPVRYTYSPAPAGHFPEELMTTGPSGLSSWDDVRVRYEYYKGRGYLRDLDLQDYIKWEEWWYKYQEWLKQERYYELWERSQLNRRRKKVPISQRLN; encoded by the exons ATGGACCGCAATTTATCCGGTCGTCTAACCCGGCGTAGTCCGTCGCCGTCTCGTGGCGGACCGCTTGGTTCTAGCAAGTTACGCATGGACCGCAAACCTAATCACGTTCGGATTAATG aTCCCAGTCATCCGGCTGGTAAGCGCAAGGAACTTGATAACGTTATGCGCAAGGCTCGGGCTTTTCCCAACGAAACTTGGGACAAGAAGCTCCTCGAGGTAGAGGAGAAAGACCCGAACCGTTGGCGGCACACCGGTTTTAAGAaaatgtacattgaagatgatcCAAGCAGCTCGGACAGCGAGCGAGCACCGAACCGTTTCGGTAATGGTCCACCGCTTGCGCGTCGTAGCCGCAGTCGATCTCCGCGTTCTCCTCCACCGCGGCACCGTCGCAGCCCTTCGCCGCCTCCGTTGAGAAAACGTCGCCCGTTACCGGTGTCACCTTCGCCACCGCCACCGATGCGACGAAGACCGGCGTCTTTGACGCCACCGCCGCCGGAACCAGAAATGAAGCGGAGACCTCGCTCGCCCCCGCCCAGAATGATGCGGCGTCTTTCGCCGCCGGAATTTCATCGACGATCGCCGATTTCCGTTTCAGGTTCACCACGCCGCATGCCAGTTCGACGAATGTCTCCTGTTCCACAGCCAAGGCCAAAGCCCAAACGTCCCCCGTCGCCGCCACCTAAG ATGAGTCGATCTCTCTCGGTGTCCAGCTGTTCCGATGAGTCTTGTTCGGCTTGCTCCGTTGAGGAGCGACATCGTCGCCCAATTCG TCGTTCTCGTTCGATATCCGGTCCGCGTCCGCGCCATCGCGTTGTTTCGCCGCACGGTGCTCACATCTCGAAAAGTCGCCGCGACGTTCCGGTAACTCGTATGATGAGTCCGCCGCCGACGGATCCGCGCCGCAAGGAACCGATGCCGAAGGTGCATCGCGTCGATAAG GATCCTAGAGATCGGCCGTCACGACCGATACCTCCTCCACCACCAGCGGAACGAGTTCGCCATCCACAAACACCCGAATCGGATAAAGCTCCTTCACCGAAGATGCGAGTTCCAAAACCGAAACCCATTCCGGCAGAGCCTCGTCCGGTTAAAGTTCGCTCATCGAAGACATCAGCACAGGTTCCTTCAACATCTAGCAAAAAGCACAAGGATAAAAATGTAGAGAAG ATGCGCGCCCGAGTTAAAATCGAAGGTGAACCGAAACAACGTCGACCGCGTTCGCCATCTTCTGGCTCGGAGGATTCATCAAGCAGTGGAAACTCACTGCCTCGATTTACGGCCACAACACGGCTGACACTGTCGGAGCGGTTCGGTAAAATGGCTCAGTGGAGCGTCGACCGAAGTAACATGGAAAATATGCGCATCACGAAGAACAGTTCCGGTGGAGATTTGAAAGTGATGATCGAGGAAGAAATGGAAGCTCCACCTCCTGTTAGGTATACGTACTCTCCAGCACCGGCTGGACACTTCCCGGAGGAACTTATGACCACCGGACCGAGTGGTTTATCCTCTTGGGATGATGTTCGTGTTCGGTACGAGTACTATAAGGGTCGCGGTTATCTCAGAGATCTGGATCTACAG GACTACATCAAATGGGAAGAATGGTGGTACAAATATCAAGAATGGCTTAAACAAGAACGCTATTACGAGTTGTGGGAACGATCACAACTGAATCGTCGCCGTAAGAAAGTTCCAATTTCGCAGCGGCTTAACTAG